In Flavobacterium endoglycinae, one DNA window encodes the following:
- a CDS encoding four helix bundle protein, with protein MTFNEKYKDNALLIKTFNFALNIIDYTNELQEQKKFVIANQLLKSGTSIGANSKESQNAESKADFIHKLKIAIKEADETEYWLFLCDAHSEYPNCKRLLNDLSEILKILNKIISTSRRN; from the coding sequence ATGACCTTTAACGAAAAATACAAAGACAACGCTCTTTTAATTAAGACTTTCAATTTCGCCTTAAACATTATTGATTACACTAATGAACTTCAAGAACAAAAAAAGTTTGTCATTGCCAATCAATTATTAAAAAGCGGAACATCAATTGGGGCAAATTCGAAAGAGTCTCAAAATGCAGAAAGTAAAGCTGATTTTATACACAAATTAAAAATAGCAATTAAAGAGGCAGACGAAACTGAATATTGGTTGTTCTTGTGTGATGCACATAGTGAATATCCAAATTGCAAACGTTTATTAAATGATCTTTCAGAAATTTTAAAAATTTTAAATAAAATAATATCAACATCTAGGAGGAATTAG
- a CDS encoding DUF3108 domain-containing protein produces the protein MKKLILIILALTTLGFDSQKEDAFDTGEFFKFRIHYGIVNAGYATLEVKDATINNKKVYHAVGKGYTTGMSKFFFKVEDLYESYFDKENGSPYRFVRKIDEGGYTKNQEGFFNQNDNRVLVKDYKRKTEKTIVVTDNVQDIVSSFYFLRNHPNIDKLKSGEAITIDMFFDDEITKFKLKYVGREDITTKFGTVSTMVFKPLVQTGRVFKEKESLTLWITDDDNKVPIRIKADLAVGSLKADLDEYKGLKNPLKVKKKK, from the coding sequence ATGAAAAAGCTCATTCTCATCATATTAGCACTAACAACACTTGGATTCGATTCGCAGAAAGAAGATGCGTTCGATACCGGTGAATTTTTTAAATTCAGAATTCATTACGGAATTGTAAATGCCGGATACGCAACGCTTGAAGTTAAAGATGCCACTATAAACAACAAAAAAGTATACCACGCTGTTGGAAAAGGATATACAACAGGAATGTCAAAATTTTTCTTTAAAGTAGAAGATCTTTATGAAAGTTATTTTGACAAAGAAAACGGAAGTCCTTATCGTTTCGTTAGAAAAATAGACGAAGGTGGTTACACCAAAAATCAAGAAGGATTTTTTAATCAAAACGACAATAGAGTTCTAGTAAAAGACTATAAAAGAAAAACTGAAAAAACGATTGTAGTTACTGATAATGTGCAGGATATTGTTTCTTCTTTTTATTTCTTAAGAAATCATCCAAATATTGACAAATTAAAATCGGGAGAAGCGATTACAATTGACATGTTTTTTGACGATGAAATCACAAAATTTAAGTTAAAATATGTAGGTCGTGAAGATATTACGACTAAATTTGGAACAGTTTCTACCATGGTTTTTAAACCACTTGTGCAAACAGGAAGGGTTTTTAAAGAAAAAGAAAGTTTAACGCTCTGGATTACAGACGACGACAACAAAGTTCCTATTAGAATTAAAGCCGATCTTGCTGTTGGATCTCTAAAAGCAGATCTCGATGAATACAAAGGGTTGAAAAATCCACTTAAAGTAAAAAAGAAAAAATGA
- a CDS encoding peptidoglycan DD-metalloendopeptidase family protein: protein MKKAAVIIIVLFSIFACNKKEETIVENKITKPKTKKIEFGFNYADFNVVNDTISKGDSFGSILQSQNIGDKKVHDIVEQVKDSFNVTSIRYNKPFTLLRSKNKTNNLQVFIYQPDALTYYVIDLRDSIAKAFKKVKPVTLKRKIIGGVLKSSLSETLGNESVETALASRITKVFSWSIDFFKLKKGDRYGLIFTERFINGKTYDGVEELEAAFFEYKGKIVYAFPFEKDTLSGKIEYYDDEGKTLKNFFLKTPIKFSRITSRFTMNRFHPVQHTWKAHKGTDYAAPTGTPISTTASGVVEATGYTAGNGNFVKVKHNGTYSTQYLHMSRILVKRGQRVTQGQTIGLVGSTGLASGPHVCYRFWKNGVQVDALRLNLPTGESLTGNDKTRFLKQMEPLKRELDSIGNL, encoded by the coding sequence TTGAAAAAAGCAGCCGTAATTATTATTGTCTTGTTTTCTATTTTCGCATGTAATAAAAAAGAAGAAACAATAGTCGAAAACAAAATTACTAAACCAAAAACCAAAAAAATAGAATTCGGTTTTAATTACGCTGACTTCAATGTTGTAAATGACACCATCTCAAAAGGAGATTCATTTGGATCTATTCTGCAGAGTCAAAATATTGGAGACAAAAAAGTGCACGACATCGTAGAACAAGTAAAAGATTCTTTTAATGTTACTTCTATTCGTTACAACAAACCTTTCACTTTACTTCGTTCTAAAAACAAAACCAACAATCTTCAGGTTTTTATTTATCAGCCAGATGCTTTAACCTATTATGTTATCGATTTAAGAGACAGCATTGCAAAAGCCTTTAAAAAGGTAAAACCGGTAACTTTAAAAAGAAAAATTATTGGTGGTGTTTTAAAAAGTTCTTTATCTGAAACATTAGGAAATGAAAGTGTCGAAACAGCATTGGCCAGCAGAATTACCAAAGTATTCTCATGGTCTATTGACTTCTTTAAACTAAAAAAAGGAGACCGCTATGGATTAATTTTTACAGAACGTTTTATAAATGGAAAAACCTATGATGGTGTAGAAGAATTAGAAGCGGCTTTTTTTGAATACAAAGGAAAAATTGTTTACGCTTTTCCTTTTGAAAAAGACACCCTTTCAGGAAAAATAGAATATTATGATGATGAAGGAAAAACTCTTAAAAATTTCTTCCTAAAAACACCAATCAAATTCAGCCGAATCACTTCAAGATTCACCATGAACAGATTTCACCCAGTACAACATACTTGGAAAGCTCATAAAGGAACAGATTATGCCGCTCCAACCGGAACTCCGATTTCGACAACCGCTTCTGGAGTTGTAGAAGCAACTGGATATACAGCAGGAAACGGAAACTTTGTAAAAGTAAAACACAACGGAACCTACTCTACACAATACTTACACATGTCTAGAATTTTGGTAAAACGCGGCCAGCGAGTTACACAAGGACAAACAATTGGATTAGTTGGAAGTACAGGTTTAGCATCTGGTCCGCACGTTTGTTATCGTTTCTGGAAAAATGGAGTTCAAGTAGATGCGCTTCGATTGAATTTACCAACCGGCGAATCTTTAACTGGAAATGACAAAACCCGTTTCTTAAAACAAATGGAACCTTTGAAAAGAGAATTAGACAGTATTGGAAATTTGTAA
- a CDS encoding homogentisate 1,2-dioxygenase, with protein MPLYHKLGDFPQKRHTQFEKPNGGFYYEQLFGTEGFHGHSSLSYHVHRPTQVKEILNSYSVEPKIAIGKNIKSLLFKGFELKPENDFLDSRKAMLVNKDCIIGLAAPKESLRSYFYKNADADEMLFIHRGKGKLRTMLGNIPFEYGDYLIIPRGIIYQIEFETEDNRLFYVESYTPFYTPKRYKNQSGQHLEHSPFCERDFILPNELETHDEKGDFLMKIKKEGMIHEVVYATHPFDVVGWDGYNFPYGFSIHNFEPITGRVHQPPPVHQTFETAAFVVCSFCPRLYDYHPKAIPAPYNHSNIDSDEVLYYVDGDFMSRNNIEQGHITLHPKGIPHGPAPGAMERSIGHKETQELAVMVDTFRPLMVTEEAMGLDDGKYYQSWTE; from the coding sequence ATGCCACTATATCACAAACTTGGGGATTTTCCTCAAAAACGACACACCCAATTCGAAAAACCAAACGGCGGATTTTACTACGAACAGTTATTTGGAACAGAAGGTTTTCACGGACATTCTTCTTTATCGTATCATGTTCACAGACCAACTCAGGTAAAAGAAATTTTAAACTCCTATTCTGTAGAGCCCAAAATTGCAATTGGCAAAAATATAAAATCACTTCTTTTTAAAGGTTTTGAGTTAAAACCGGAAAATGATTTTCTGGACAGCCGAAAAGCCATGTTAGTCAACAAAGACTGTATTATTGGTTTGGCTGCGCCGAAAGAATCGCTGCGAAGTTATTTCTATAAAAATGCCGATGCCGATGAAATGCTTTTCATTCATCGAGGAAAAGGAAAATTAAGAACCATGTTAGGAAATATTCCATTTGAATATGGTGATTACTTGATTATTCCGCGTGGTATTATTTATCAGATAGAATTCGAAACAGAAGACAATCGACTTTTCTATGTAGAATCATATACTCCTTTTTATACACCAAAACGTTATAAAAACCAATCAGGACAGCATTTAGAACATTCGCCATTTTGCGAACGTGATTTTATTCTGCCAAATGAATTAGAAACGCACGATGAAAAAGGTGATTTTTTAATGAAAATTAAAAAAGAAGGCATGATTCACGAAGTGGTTTATGCAACTCATCCTTTTGACGTTGTGGGCTGGGACGGATACAATTTCCCATACGGTTTCTCAATCCATAATTTTGAACCTATAACGGGACGTGTTCACCAACCGCCACCGGTACATCAAACTTTTGAAACAGCTGCTTTTGTAGTTTGTTCATTCTGCCCAAGACTTTACGATTATCATCCAAAAGCGATTCCGGCACCGTATAATCACAGCAATATAGATTCTGACGAAGTACTCTATTACGTTGATGGCGATTTCATGAGCCGTAATAATATCGAACAAGGTCATATTACTTTACACCCAAAAGGAATTCCTCACGGTCCAGCACCAGGCGCAATGGAGCGAAGCATTGGTCACAAAGAAACTCAGGAATTAGCCGTTATGGTAGACACTTTCCGTCCATTAATGGTTACTGAAGAAGCAATGGGATTGGATGATGGGAAATATTACCAATCCTGGACTGAGTAG
- a CDS encoding tryptophan 2,3-dioxygenase family protein, with amino-acid sequence MNLTDHSESILKEIDLKFQAINQKTDVQLEGLLWSKPITYWDYIQTDALLNLQIQRTTLPDEMVFIMYHQVNELIFKMILWEIDQIADTQNIQVDFFSERLSRITRYFDMLTNSFSIMENGMEVDQYMKFRNTLTPASGFQSAQYRLIEFASTDVINLIDRRYKANFDENTDLETSFEHLYWQAAGKDYHTGEKSYLLQQFENKYKDQFLRQMASFKTKNIWQKFTQLPVEDQQNAELIKAMRHYDYTVNITWVMQHLNTAIKYILESGKGNGEATGGSDWQKYMHPKYQRRIFFPKLWTEEELSNWGNE; translated from the coding sequence ATGAATCTAACCGATCATTCAGAATCAATTTTAAAAGAAATTGACCTTAAATTTCAAGCCATAAACCAAAAAACTGATGTTCAGTTAGAAGGATTACTTTGGTCAAAACCAATCACTTATTGGGATTACATTCAAACCGATGCTCTTTTAAATTTACAAATACAACGCACTACGCTTCCTGATGAAATGGTATTTATTATGTACCATCAGGTAAACGAATTAATCTTTAAAATGATTTTGTGGGAAATTGACCAGATTGCCGACACACAAAACATTCAAGTAGATTTTTTCAGCGAAAGACTTTCAAGAATTACACGTTACTTTGATATGCTGACGAATTCATTCAGCATCATGGAAAACGGAATGGAAGTCGATCAATACATGAAATTCAGAAACACGCTTACTCCTGCAAGCGGTTTTCAAAGCGCACAATATAGATTGATCGAATTTGCTTCTACAGACGTTATTAATTTAATCGACAGAAGATACAAAGCAAATTTTGACGAAAACACTGATTTAGAAACCAGCTTCGAACATTTATACTGGCAGGCTGCCGGAAAAGATTATCATACTGGAGAAAAATCATATTTGCTGCAGCAATTCGAAAACAAATATAAAGATCAATTTTTACGACAAATGGCTTCGTTTAAAACGAAAAACATTTGGCAGAAATTCACACAATTACCTGTTGAAGATCAGCAGAATGCTGAATTAATCAAAGCCATGCGTCATTACGATTACACGGTAAACATTACTTGGGTAATGCAGCACTTAAATACTGCTATTAAATATATTTTAGAAAGCGGAAAAGGAAACGGTGAAGCAACCGGAGGAAGCGACTGGCAAAAATATATGCACCCAAAATACCAAAGACGCATCTTTTTTCCTAAATTGTGGACCGAAGAAGAATTGTCCAATTGGGGAAATGAATAA
- the pgi gene encoding glucose-6-phosphate isomerase: protein MALNTTNPTGTEAWKNLQKHFDAVHGTTIQDLFKQDNSRAEKFNIQWNDFLVDYSKNNISQETVSLLLELANSIGLKNAIADYFGGELINQTENRAVLHTALRAPESAVINVDGENVIPEVYEVKNKIKNFTEEVISGQRKGYTGKAFTDIVNIGIGGSDLGPVMAVEALQFYKNHLNTHFVSNVDGDHVNEIIKKLNPETTLFLIVSKTFTTQETLSNSETIREWFLKSASQEDVAKHFVAVSTNIQKVTEFGINPDNIFPMWDWVGGRFSLWSAVGLSIALAIGFDNYNQLLTGANEMDEHFKSAEFDKNIPVILALLSIWYNNFYGAESEALIPYTQYLSKLAPYLQQATMESNGKSVGRDGKPVNYQTGTIIWGEPGTNSQHAFFQLIHQGTKIIPTDFIGFVKPLYGNKDHHNKLMSNFFAQTEALMNGKTAEQVQAEFDKQGLAADKASYLLPFKVFTGNKPTNTILVQKLTPKSLGSLIALYEHKIFVQGVIWNIFSFDQWGVELGKQLANSILDEINSNTVKNHDSSTSFLLNHFLKNK from the coding sequence ATGGCTTTAAACACTACCAACCCAACCGGAACTGAAGCGTGGAAAAATCTGCAGAAACACTTCGATGCAGTTCATGGAACCACAATACAGGATTTATTTAAACAAGATAACTCACGAGCTGAGAAATTCAACATACAATGGAATGACTTTTTAGTTGATTATTCTAAAAACAACATCAGCCAAGAAACAGTTTCACTTCTATTAGAACTAGCAAATTCTATTGGATTAAAAAATGCAATTGCTGATTATTTTGGAGGAGAATTAATCAATCAGACAGAAAATCGTGCAGTTCTTCATACGGCTTTACGTGCTCCTGAATCGGCAGTTATTAATGTTGATGGAGAAAATGTAATTCCTGAAGTGTATGAAGTGAAAAATAAAATCAAAAATTTCACGGAAGAAGTTATTTCTGGACAAAGAAAAGGATATACAGGAAAAGCATTTACCGATATTGTAAACATTGGAATTGGAGGTTCAGATCTTGGTCCGGTTATGGCGGTTGAAGCTTTACAATTTTACAAAAATCATTTAAATACACATTTTGTTTCAAATGTTGACGGTGACCATGTAAATGAAATCATCAAAAAACTAAATCCTGAAACGACTTTATTTTTAATTGTTTCTAAAACGTTTACTACTCAGGAAACACTTTCAAATTCAGAAACGATTAGAGAATGGTTTTTAAAATCAGCTTCTCAGGAAGATGTTGCTAAACACTTCGTTGCGGTTTCAACCAACATTCAAAAAGTTACAGAATTCGGAATCAACCCTGATAATATTTTCCCAATGTGGGACTGGGTTGGAGGAAGATTTTCTCTATGGAGTGCTGTTGGTTTAAGCATTGCATTGGCAATTGGTTTTGACAATTACAACCAATTGTTAACTGGAGCAAACGAAATGGACGAACATTTCAAATCGGCAGAATTTGACAAAAACATTCCTGTAATTTTGGCTTTGTTAAGCATTTGGTATAATAATTTTTACGGTGCAGAGAGTGAAGCTTTGATTCCGTATACTCAATATTTATCAAAATTAGCACCTTACTTACAGCAGGCAACAATGGAAAGTAACGGTAAAAGTGTTGGCCGTGATGGAAAACCGGTTAACTATCAAACAGGAACTATTATCTGGGGAGAGCCAGGAACTAATTCGCAGCATGCTTTCTTCCAGTTAATCCACCAAGGAACGAAGATAATTCCAACAGACTTTATTGGATTTGTAAAACCTCTTTACGGAAATAAGGATCACCATAATAAATTAATGTCGAATTTCTTTGCACAGACTGAGGCTTTAATGAATGGAAAAACCGCAGAACAGGTTCAGGCAGAATTTGACAAACAAGGACTTGCAGCAGATAAAGCTTCTTATTTATTACCTTTTAAAGTGTTTACAGGAAACAAACCTACCAATACAATTTTGGTTCAAAAATTAACTCCAAAAAGTCTAGGATCTTTAATCGCGCTTTATGAGCATAAGATTTTTGTTCAAGGTGTTATCTGGAATATTTTTAGTTTTGATCAATGGGGAGTTGAGCTAGGTAAGCAGCTTGCTAATTCAATCTTAGACGAAATTAATTCTAACACAGTTAAAAATCATGATAGTTCAACATCGTTTTTGCTGAATCATTTCTTAAAAAATAAATAG
- a CDS encoding TonB-dependent receptor yields the protein MKKMKNWLLTGLFFMIVSTVFSQGKVTGNITDGTAGSLPGANVQIKGSSTATSTDFDGKFTIDSPNASGELVISYIGFETKTVKFTVSGSTNLGNIVLTSNSNELSEIVVKSTTVDIAKDRKTPVAVSTIKAAEIQAKLGNQELPEMLKSTPSVYVTKSGGGFGDSRITVRGFSQNNVAVMVNGMPVNDMENGAVYWSNWAGLSDVTSFIQVQRGLGSSKLAIASVGGTMNYVTKASDLKQGGTVGTSFGNDNYFKSNVAYNTGKLDNGFSASVLYSHTQGDGYVDGTAFNGDNYYVALGYTTKNNKHDFQFTVTGAPQWHDQRSTFITIAQYQKYGTESDPNIKYNSDWGYKGGESFNMVRNYYHKPVISLNYDWNINETSKLSTVAYVSFGRGGGSRGAGGIRGFNYANNAFRTADGLIDFDKIVAYNSGQTVNINGTNYTRTTNGTSGQFQNSSATGSLTNSTTGISQISSVNSHNWYGAIVNFNKKFSDKLTWDLGIDVRGYKGIHYQNINNLLGADSYIDNFDANNPNRVLTNTYSTYAAWNVFKSTDKEEKINFYNDGDVRWYGGFTQLEYSSDNFTAFIQGALSQQGFKRVDYFKYLSSNPLSSTDYENILGGNVKGGVNYNINEHHNVFVNSGYYSKQPFFNAVYPNNASLVNGNLTNEKIFGIEAGYGLRTQMFTANLNFYRTSWKDRYQRQNDGATDNPGGYYDFAGITEIHSGIEFDATAKVMDKLTLTGMFSIGDWKYDGTSTSNRYDSGNNPIGGGTATTLYLDGVKVGDAAQTTAALGAIYEILPRFTVDANYNYNDKLYAAISPGNFTSATNRGSLQLPSYGTADAGLAYKWLVGKNKDNSVGFRLNVNNVFDYTYIAEAKTNYFAADYPTQPTYKGISTNNQVYFGFGRTWNFSLRYDF from the coding sequence ATGAAGAAAATGAAAAATTGGTTACTCACTGGACTATTTTTTATGATAGTTTCAACCGTATTTTCTCAAGGAAAAGTTACTGGTAATATTACCGACGGTACAGCAGGTTCGTTACCAGGAGCAAACGTACAGATCAAAGGATCTTCTACGGCAACTTCAACAGATTTTGATGGTAAATTTACTATCGACTCACCAAACGCTTCTGGCGAATTGGTAATTTCGTACATAGGTTTTGAAACTAAAACAGTTAAATTCACTGTTTCAGGATCTACAAACTTAGGTAACATTGTTTTAACTTCAAATTCTAACGAATTATCAGAAATTGTAGTTAAAAGTACTACAGTAGATATTGCTAAAGACAGAAAAACTCCGGTTGCTGTTTCTACAATTAAAGCTGCTGAAATTCAAGCAAAATTAGGAAATCAAGAACTTCCTGAAATGCTAAAAAGCACTCCATCTGTTTATGTAACAAAATCTGGAGGTGGATTTGGAGATTCGAGAATTACAGTTCGTGGATTTAGCCAAAACAACGTTGCTGTAATGGTAAATGGTATGCCAGTTAACGATATGGAAAACGGAGCTGTTTACTGGAGTAACTGGGCTGGTTTATCTGATGTAACTTCTTTCATTCAAGTACAAAGAGGTTTAGGATCTTCAAAATTAGCTATTGCTTCTGTTGGGGGTACTATGAACTACGTAACTAAAGCTTCTGACTTAAAACAAGGTGGTACTGTTGGTACTTCATTTGGTAACGATAATTACTTTAAATCTAATGTTGCTTACAATACAGGAAAATTAGACAACGGTTTCTCTGCTTCTGTATTATACAGCCATACTCAAGGTGATGGTTATGTCGACGGAACAGCTTTTAACGGAGACAACTACTATGTAGCTCTTGGATATACTACAAAAAACAACAAACACGATTTCCAATTTACGGTTACTGGTGCTCCACAATGGCACGATCAAAGATCTACATTTATCACGATAGCTCAATACCAAAAATATGGTACAGAGTCTGATCCAAATATCAAATACAACTCTGATTGGGGTTACAAAGGTGGTGAATCATTTAATATGGTAAGAAACTACTACCACAAGCCAGTTATTTCATTAAACTATGATTGGAATATCAACGAAACTTCAAAATTATCTACTGTAGCTTACGTTTCTTTTGGACGTGGGGGAGGCTCTAGAGGAGCTGGTGGTATTAGAGGTTTTAACTATGCTAATAATGCATTCAGAACTGCAGATGGTTTAATAGATTTTGACAAAATTGTTGCTTACAACTCAGGACAAACAGTAAACATCAATGGTACTAATTACACACGTACAACAAATGGCACAAGTGGACAATTCCAAAACAGCTCTGCTACAGGGAGTTTAACAAACTCTACAACAGGTATTTCTCAAATTTCATCTGTAAATTCTCATAACTGGTATGGTGCAATTGTTAACTTTAACAAAAAATTCTCTGATAAGTTAACTTGGGATTTAGGAATTGATGTAAGAGGATACAAAGGTATTCACTACCAAAACATAAATAACTTATTAGGAGCTGATTCATATATTGACAACTTTGATGCAAACAATCCAAACAGAGTTTTAACAAACACATATTCTACATATGCAGCTTGGAACGTATTCAAAAGCACAGATAAAGAAGAAAAAATTAACTTCTACAATGATGGTGATGTAAGATGGTATGGTGGATTTACTCAATTAGAGTACTCTTCAGATAATTTTACTGCATTCATTCAAGGAGCACTTTCTCAACAGGGATTCAAAAGAGTTGATTACTTCAAATATTTATCTTCAAACCCATTATCTAGTACAGATTACGAAAACATCTTAGGTGGTAACGTAAAAGGTGGTGTTAACTACAACATCAATGAGCATCATAATGTTTTTGTTAACTCAGGATACTACTCAAAACAACCATTCTTTAATGCGGTTTACCCAAATAATGCTTCATTAGTAAATGGTAACTTAACAAATGAGAAAATCTTCGGTATTGAAGCTGGTTACGGTTTACGTACACAGATGTTTACAGCAAACTTAAACTTCTACCGTACTTCATGGAAAGACAGATACCAAAGACAAAATGACGGAGCTACTGACAATCCTGGAGGTTACTATGATTTTGCTGGAATTACAGAAATTCACTCAGGTATCGAGTTTGATGCTACTGCTAAAGTTATGGACAAACTTACCCTTACTGGAATGTTCTCTATAGGAGATTGGAAGTATGACGGAACAAGTACAAGTAATCGTTACGATTCTGGAAACAATCCTATTGGTGGAGGAACTGCTACAACATTATATCTTGATGGTGTAAAAGTTGGAGATGCCGCTCAAACTACAGCAGCTTTAGGAGCAATTTATGAGATTTTACCACGTTTTACTGTTGATGCAAATTATAACTATAATGACAAATTATATGCTGCAATTTCTCCAGGAAACTTCACATCAGCAACTAATAGAGGTTCATTGCAATTACCTTCTTACGGTACAGCAGATGCTGGATTAGCTTACAAATGGTTAGTTGGTAAAAACAAAGATAACTCAGTTGGTTTCAGATTAAACGTCAACAACGTTTTTGATTACACTTACATCGCTGAAGCAAAAACAAACTACTTTGCTGCTGATTACCCTACTCAGCCAACATACAAAGGAATTTCTACGAACAACCAAGTATACTTCGGTTTCGGTAGAACTTGGAACTTTAGCTTACGTTACGATTTCTAA
- the hppD gene encoding 4-hydroxyphenylpyruvate dioxygenase, which translates to MSKEVKSVEYGLEKIFEGAQDFLPLLGTDYVEFYVGNAKQAAHYYKSAFGYQSLAYAGLETGVRDRASYVLKQDKIRIVLTTPLTADSPINEHLKKHGDGVKVAALWVEDATKSYEETMKRGARSFMEPTVEEDEFGQVVRSGIYTYGETVHIFVERKNYNGVFLPGYKEWKSDFNPEPTGLKYIDHMVGNVGWNEMNTWVKFYEEVMGFVNFLSFDDKQITTEYSALMSKVMSNGNGRIKFPINEPAEGKKKSQIEEYLDFYGGPGIQHIAIATDDIIKTVSQLRARGVEFLSAPPHTYYQAIPERLGVHMDMMKEDLNEIEKLAIMVDADEDGYLLQIFTKPVQDRPTLFFEIIQRMGAKGFGAGNFKALFESIEREQELRGTL; encoded by the coding sequence ATGAGCAAAGAAGTAAAATCAGTAGAATACGGATTAGAGAAAATATTTGAAGGAGCACAAGATTTCCTTCCATTATTAGGAACAGATTATGTAGAATTTTATGTGGGAAATGCTAAGCAGGCAGCACATTATTATAAATCTGCATTTGGATATCAGTCATTGGCTTACGCCGGATTAGAAACAGGAGTACGAGATAGAGCATCGTATGTTTTGAAACAAGATAAAATCAGAATTGTTCTCACAACACCTTTAACAGCTGATTCTCCAATAAACGAACATTTGAAAAAACACGGTGACGGAGTAAAAGTGGCAGCACTTTGGGTTGAAGACGCTACAAAATCGTACGAAGAAACAATGAAACGTGGCGCACGTTCTTTTATGGAGCCAACTGTTGAAGAAGATGAATTTGGTCAAGTAGTTCGTTCTGGAATTTATACGTATGGAGAAACCGTTCACATTTTTGTAGAAAGAAAAAATTACAACGGCGTTTTCTTGCCAGGTTATAAAGAATGGAAATCTGACTTCAATCCAGAACCAACTGGATTAAAATACATTGATCATATGGTTGGAAATGTGGGCTGGAATGAAATGAATACTTGGGTAAAATTCTATGAAGAAGTGATGGGATTTGTAAATTTCCTTTCTTTTGATGACAAACAAATTACTACCGAATATTCTGCATTGATGAGTAAAGTAATGTCTAATGGAAACGGAAGAATTAAATTTCCAATCAACGAACCGGCAGAAGGAAAGAAAAAATCTCAAATTGAAGAATATTTAGATTTCTACGGCGGACCTGGAATCCAGCATATCGCGATTGCTACAGATGACATTATTAAAACCGTATCTCAGTTAAGAGCACGCGGTGTTGAATTTTTATCGGCTCCTCCACATACTTACTATCAAGCAATTCCAGAAAGATTAGGAGTTCACATGGATATGATGAAAGAAGATTTAAACGAAATTGAAAAGCTTGCCATTATGGTAGATGCCGATGAAGATGGCTATTTATTACAAATATTTACAAAACCTGTTCAGGACAGACCCACTTTATTTTTCGAAATTATTCAAAGAATGGGTGCAAAAGGATTTGGTGCAGGAAACTTTAAGGCTCTGTTTGAGTCAATTGAGAGAGAACAAGAATTGAGAGGAACTTTGTAA